One part of the Vogesella sp. LIG4 genome encodes these proteins:
- a CDS encoding LysR substrate-binding domain-containing protein, translating into MKLFHTVMNETHHLPALTALRAFVTVVQAGSFTEAARRLCLTQGAISKQIRLLEEHYGTPLLQRQSRQVQPTPSGRVLLPVAQDVVERLREVERKLKTQTDILSLQVYVSFAVRWLMPRLGSFYQQHPLTQLRMESMVYEPAELDPGASQAYILFGRGSWPEMRAELLLPELLSPVCAPSMLQGEHALRSLDALRGHTLFHTTKDYEEWEAWLATQGVHSLAQYKHQVVDLHHLAWTAAASGLGVAIGDMALLQEELQQGRLVRPFEHVLHTGAGYYLVYPDSYAEHPGLQALLSWLREQAAASAAVLA; encoded by the coding sequence ATGAAGCTATTCCATACCGTCATGAACGAGACCCACCATCTTCCCGCCCTTACCGCGCTGCGCGCCTTCGTTACCGTGGTGCAGGCTGGCAGCTTTACCGAGGCCGCGCGCCGGCTGTGCCTCACCCAGGGGGCCATCAGCAAACAGATTCGCCTGCTGGAGGAGCATTACGGCACGCCGCTGCTGCAGCGGCAGAGCCGCCAGGTGCAGCCCACGCCATCCGGCCGCGTGCTGCTGCCGGTGGCGCAGGACGTGGTGGAGCGGCTCAGGGAGGTGGAGCGCAAGCTGAAGACGCAGACCGACATCCTGTCGCTGCAGGTGTATGTCAGCTTTGCCGTGCGCTGGCTGATGCCGCGCCTGGGCAGCTTCTACCAGCAACACCCGCTCACCCAGCTGCGCATGGAAAGCATGGTGTACGAACCGGCCGAACTCGACCCTGGCGCCTCCCAGGCCTACATCCTGTTCGGGCGCGGCAGCTGGCCGGAGATGCGGGCGGAACTGCTGCTGCCGGAGCTGCTGAGCCCGGTGTGCGCACCGTCCATGCTGCAGGGCGAGCATGCGCTGCGCAGCCTGGACGCGCTGCGCGGCCATACCCTGTTTCACACCACCAAGGATTACGAGGAATGGGAAGCCTGGCTGGCCACCCAGGGCGTGCATTCGCTGGCACAGTACAAGCACCAGGTGGTGGACCTGCACCACCTGGCCTGGACTGCCGCCGCCAGCGGGCTGGGGGTGGCCATCGGCGATATGGCGCTACTGCAGGAGGAACTGCAGCAAGGCCGGCTGGTGCGCCCGTTCGAACACGTGCTGCACACCGGCGCCGGCTACTACCTGGTGTACCCGGACAGCTATGCGGAACATCCCGGCCTGCAGGCGCTGCTGTCCTGGTTGCGGGAACAGGCGGCGGCTAGCGCGGCGGTATTGGCATAG
- a CDS encoding nuclear transport factor 2 family protein → MTTPASPKQAAVAFLQLAAAGQVDEAFARFAAANFRHHNPGFAGDGATLQAAMRDNARQHPDKTFEVQRVIAEGELVAVHSRVHLPAMALTLAVVHIFRFEHGRIAELWDIGQPQPAAMPNQHGMF, encoded by the coding sequence ATGACCACCCCTGCCAGCCCCAAGCAAGCCGCGGTTGCCTTTTTGCAGTTGGCCGCCGCCGGCCAGGTCGATGAAGCCTTTGCGCGCTTTGCTGCGGCCAACTTCCGGCATCACAACCCCGGCTTTGCCGGCGATGGCGCCACGCTGCAGGCCGCGATGCGCGACAACGCCCGGCAGCACCCGGACAAGACTTTCGAGGTGCAAAGAGTCATTGCCGAGGGGGAGCTGGTGGCGGTGCATTCGCGTGTCCACCTGCCGGCCATGGCGCTGACCCTGGCCGTGGTGCACATCTTCCGTTTCGAGCATGGCCGCATTGCCGAGCTGTGGGATATCGGCCAGCCGCAACCGGCGGCGATGCCCAACCAGCACGGCATGTTCTAG
- the lysA gene encoding diaminopimelate decarboxylase: MYHEYDSQRQYTLQHDRRLSASGGQLAFEGVELPALAATFDTPLFVYSAPEVRRNIAEIRQAFATHGNTRICYASKACSLLAVLQVVREAGISVEANSVNEIRRCLAAGFQGSDIVYNGVAKRDEELDFAIRQQLHAINVDSEQELAAIDRISRQLQLPVRICLRVEPNVKAATHEGLITAFRAKSGVDLADAERLCRQALEMPYVRLCGLHMHVGDQVPDAEPFAAASRVLVNTARQLEATLGIRFDMINVGGGIPTPYRYASDRGAGGPDNMQPQIGASEFAQAVIREVHAWRQDIEICIEPGRKVVGSAALLLTGIVSGKHKTLLREDGSVEGQVQWRMLDAGFNVIPDYKDWYFYVYNASRVTASHCQAVKLGGPLCDGGDYFRQGPLGEQFLLPDSSASGDVLAFLDVGAYQLETQTVYNAQPRAAAVLIDDGGHCRLVRRREQFDDMLRLERDLG; the protein is encoded by the coding sequence ATGTACCACGAATACGATTCCCAACGGCAATATACCCTACAGCATGACCGCCGCCTGAGCGCCAGTGGTGGGCAGCTGGCGTTCGAGGGCGTTGAGCTGCCGGCGCTGGCGGCCACATTCGATACGCCGCTGTTTGTCTACTCGGCACCGGAAGTGCGCCGCAATATCGCGGAAATCCGGCAGGCGTTCGCGACGCACGGCAACACCCGCATCTGCTACGCCTCCAAGGCCTGCTCGCTGCTGGCGGTGCTGCAGGTAGTACGCGAGGCAGGCATCAGCGTGGAGGCCAATTCGGTCAACGAGATCCGCCGCTGCCTGGCGGCGGGCTTTCAAGGCAGCGACATCGTCTACAACGGCGTGGCCAAGCGTGACGAGGAGCTGGATTTCGCCATCCGCCAGCAGCTGCACGCCATCAATGTGGACAGCGAACAGGAGCTGGCCGCCATCGACCGCATCAGCCGGCAGCTGCAACTGCCGGTGCGCATCTGCCTGCGGGTGGAGCCGAACGTGAAGGCCGCCACCCATGAGGGGCTGATCACCGCCTTCCGCGCCAAGTCCGGCGTGGACCTGGCGGATGCCGAGCGGCTGTGCCGCCAGGCGCTGGAGATGCCTTATGTGCGGCTGTGCGGCCTGCACATGCACGTGGGCGACCAGGTGCCGGATGCGGAGCCCTTCGCCGCCGCCAGCCGCGTGCTGGTGAATACCGCCCGCCAGCTGGAAGCCACACTGGGCATCCGCTTCGACATGATCAACGTCGGCGGCGGCATTCCCACGCCGTATCGCTATGCCAGCGACCGCGGTGCCGGCGGGCCGGACAATATGCAGCCGCAGATCGGCGCCAGCGAGTTTGCGCAGGCGGTGATCCGCGAAGTGCATGCCTGGCGCCAGGACATCGAAATCTGCATCGAGCCCGGCCGCAAGGTAGTGGGCAGCGCCGCGCTGCTGCTCACCGGCATTGTCAGCGGCAAGCACAAGACCCTGCTGCGCGAGGACGGCAGCGTGGAAGGCCAAGTGCAATGGCGCATGCTGGATGCCGGCTTCAATGTGATTCCCGATTACAAGGACTGGTATTTCTACGTCTACAACGCCAGCCGGGTAACCGCCAGCCACTGCCAGGCGGTAAAGCTGGGCGGCCCGCTGTGCGACGGCGGCGACTACTTCCGCCAGGGCCCGCTGGGCGAGCAGTTCCTGCTGCCGGACAGCAGCGCCAGCGGCGACGTGCTGGCCTTCCTCGACGTGGGCGCCTACCAGCTGGAAACCCAGACCGTCTACAACGCCCAGCCGCGCGCCGCCGCGGTGCTGATCGACGACGGCGGCCACTGCCGGCTGGTGCGCCGCCGCGAGCAGTTCGACGACATGCTACGGCTGGAGCGCGACCTGGGCTGA
- a CDS encoding glycosyltransferase family 2 protein: MTAPSSWITFRPERTLHLHAPRLRAGEVSVVIPVRDNQPGVIRLLRSIANLTELPKEVVVVDNLSQSPLSLPGMPYPVSIVSCHTPGPAAARNAGAQASRGEWIWFLDSDCIVQRDALLEFERASGDVIGMAGRVKSSTNRLLGRYYDSQEILFPQFAEDEEPLYLITASACIHRASFFAVGGFDESFPLAAGEDIDLGFRLFGSGRLAFVHSAIVHHDFEEDTGAFIKRFQRYGLGNRLLAKKYNICLAPSPFIPNHPTYLKRTLAKIQYEALLAGYSQSV, encoded by the coding sequence ATGACTGCCCCTTCTTCATGGATAACGTTCCGTCCAGAGCGAACACTGCACCTTCACGCCCCACGATTGAGAGCTGGAGAAGTTTCTGTTGTTATCCCGGTTCGTGATAATCAGCCGGGGGTGATTCGGCTACTGAGGTCGATTGCAAACTTAACCGAATTGCCCAAAGAGGTTGTAGTTGTTGATAACCTTTCTCAATCCCCTCTCTCATTACCGGGAATGCCATACCCTGTCTCAATCGTTAGTTGCCATACACCTGGGCCTGCGGCTGCGCGTAACGCTGGTGCTCAAGCATCGCGCGGTGAGTGGATTTGGTTCCTTGATAGTGACTGCATTGTTCAAAGGGATGCCCTACTTGAATTTGAGCGTGCTTCTGGTGATGTCATCGGAATGGCCGGTCGAGTGAAGTCGAGTACAAATCGTCTGCTAGGAAGGTATTACGACTCTCAAGAAATCTTGTTTCCACAATTTGCTGAAGACGAGGAGCCGCTTTATCTGATTACTGCTTCAGCATGTATTCATCGTGCATCTTTTTTTGCTGTGGGAGGGTTTGATGAGTCTTTTCCTCTTGCTGCAGGTGAAGATATCGACCTTGGATTTCGCCTGTTTGGGTCAGGAAGACTAGCTTTTGTCCACAGCGCAATTGTCCATCACGATTTTGAGGAAGACACCGGAGCATTCATCAAACGATTCCAACGTTATGGACTTGGGAATCGACTTTTAGCAAAGAAATACAACATCTGCCTTGCCCCATCGCCGTTCATTCCAAACCATCCAACATACCTAAAGCGTACGTTGGCAAAGATTCAGTATGAGGCCCTATTGGCAGGATATTCTCAATCTGTTTAA